A section of the Eublepharis macularius isolate TG4126 chromosome 1, MPM_Emac_v1.0, whole genome shotgun sequence genome encodes:
- the HEY2 gene encoding hairy/enhancer-of-split related with YRPW motif protein 2, producing MKRPCEETTSDSDMDETIDVGSENNYSGHSVSSVIRSNSPTTTSQIMARKKRRGIIEKRRRDRINNSLSELRRLVPTAFEKQGSAKLEKAEILQMTVDHLKMLQATGGKGYFDAHALAMDFISIGFRECLTEVARYLSSVEGLDTSDPLRLRLVSHLSSCASQREAAAMTSSMAHHHHPLHPHHWAAAFHHLPTALLQQSGLHSSDISPCRLSTASEVPPHGSALLTATFAHADSTLRVPSAGSIAPCIPPISTSLLSLSATVHAAAAAAAQSFPLSFTGAFPMLPPSAAAAVAAATAVSPPLSASATSSSQQASSNGNSKPYRPWGTEVGAF from the exons GCATAGCGTCAGTTCTGTGATCCGATCAAATTCTCCTACTACAACATCACAGATTatggccaggaaaaaaagaagaggg ATTATAGAGAAAAGGCGCCGAGATCGTATAAATAACAGTTTGTCTGAACTGAGGCGGCTTGTGCCTACAGCGTTTGAAAAACAA GGATCTGCCAAATTAGAAAAAGCAGAAATCCTGCAAATGACAGTGGATCATTTGAAGATGCTCCAGGCAACGGGCGGGAAAG GTTACTTTGATGCACATGCTCTTGCCATGGATTTTATTAGTATCGGGTTTCGAGAATGTTTAACTGAAGTTGCAAGATATCTGAGCTCTGTGGAAGGTCTGGACACATCTGACCCTCTAAGACTTAGGCTAGTTTCTCATCTcagctcctgtgcttctcagaggGAAGCTGCAGCAATGACCTCGTCTATGGCTCACCACCACCATCCTTTGCATCCTCACCACTGGGCAGCAGCTTTTCACCATCTTCCTACAGCTTTACTACAGCAGAGTGGACTACATTCCTCTGACATCTCTCCTTGCAGACTCTCAACGGCATCAGAAGTGCCTCCCCACGGATCTGCTCTTCTTACAGCCACTTTTGCTCATGCCGATTCCACACTAAGAGTGCCCTCTGCTGGCAGCATTGCTCCCTGCATACCACCGATTTCTACCTCTCTTCTCTCGCTCTCTGCCACTGTACATgctgcagcggcagcagctgcccaaaGCTTCCCTCTGTCATTCACTGGGGCATTCCCAATGCTTCCACCTAGTGCAGCTGCAGCTGTGGCAGCTGCAACAGCAGTCAGCCCACCATTGTCTGCATCTGCAACTTCCAGCTCTCAGCAAGCAAGCAGTAATGGAAACAGTAAACCTTACCGACCCTGGGGAACTGAAGTTGGGGCTTTCTAA